In the Staphylococcus condimenti genome, one interval contains:
- a CDS encoding MMPL family transporter, whose protein sequence is MAKFLYKLGSFIAKHKWWAIVAWVVLLAAVLTPITIDKPKFDNDIKMTGLKSIDTNKKIEKHFNVDSEKATITVVMKSHSKDGIVKKDVMKDVQKTLDDIKKDDKRVDKITDPYKNKQISKDKTTAFADIQYDVQATSLSDKSKDKVKDNLDDLKDKHNLQTELTGNGMSGSVETGGASEIIGIAVAFIVLLITFGSFVAAGLPIISAVIGLATSVSIIGLMTKIVDVPNVTLTLAVMIGLAVGIDYALFILFRYRQIIKEERDVPKAVGLAIGTAGGAVIFAGITVIIAVCGLGLIGIKFLGVMGYMSAISVLFAVISALTLVPALISIFHKAIRPKVERKSRKTADTRWSRFVVGSPLAAVLVGVIILGLAAMPISQMRLGIPDDGVKPDHTTQKKAYDIMSDKFGEGFNGKIPMLVNVKDKKDNPQEMQKDLKDLSKDINDMDNVDMVSPPQMSKDNDYVLITVIPDKGPQAKSTDDLVKDLRDYHDDAKDKYSFLTEISGQSVINLDMSKKLNDAIPVFAGIIVTLAFLLLMLVFRSIIIPLKAVGGFLLSLTATLGFTTLVMQEGFMKQLFGVHETAPVLAFLPVIVIGILFGLAMDYEVFLMSRIHEEYSRTHDNKHSIKVGIRESGPVIIAAALIMISVFMAFAIQDDVMIKTMGIALAFGVFFDAFIVRLLMIPALTALFGKASWYLPAWLNRILPKIDIEGHALEDMMPREDYITEQEERAAERRKYSVVNEETSETRNLYKELRNTTDQPNRLIYNALLLYAKDHAPDIYREHTEKEGASEKTHSQDATQYGLKQHDGSGYNEVGHDEQHPQTTDAPSVIHGNETLRYNTPNAQQREDLYNLLSQQSKNISEMNEIIKHLINKNNQ, encoded by the coding sequence TTGGCAAAATTTCTTTATAAACTCGGTTCATTTATTGCAAAACATAAATGGTGGGCTATTGTTGCGTGGGTCGTTTTATTAGCAGCAGTCTTAACGCCGATTACTATCGATAAGCCCAAATTTGATAATGATATCAAAATGACTGGATTAAAATCGATAGACACGAATAAAAAAATAGAAAAGCATTTTAATGTCGATAGTGAAAAGGCCACGATAACGGTGGTCATGAAATCTCATTCTAAAGATGGGATTGTGAAGAAAGATGTCATGAAAGATGTTCAAAAAACATTAGACGATATTAAAAAAGATGATAAACGTGTAGATAAGATTACTGATCCATACAAAAATAAACAAATCAGTAAAGATAAGACCACTGCTTTTGCAGACATTCAATACGACGTTCAAGCAACATCATTGAGTGATAAAAGCAAGGACAAGGTAAAAGACAACTTAGATGATTTAAAAGACAAACATAATCTGCAAACTGAATTAACAGGAAATGGAATGAGCGGCAGTGTTGAAACTGGCGGTGCTTCTGAAATTATCGGTATCGCAGTCGCATTTATCGTTTTATTAATTACATTCGGTTCATTTGTTGCTGCTGGCTTGCCGATTATCTCAGCTGTTATCGGATTAGCAACAAGTGTCAGCATTATCGGTTTAATGACGAAAATTGTGGATGTCCCAAATGTGACGCTGACACTCGCAGTCATGATTGGTCTTGCAGTCGGTATTGATTATGCGCTCTTTATTTTATTCAGATACCGACAAATTATTAAGGAGGAACGCGACGTACCTAAAGCTGTAGGTCTAGCAATAGGTACAGCAGGCGGCGCAGTTATTTTCGCTGGTATTACAGTGATTATTGCAGTATGTGGACTCGGCCTCATTGGTATCAAGTTCTTAGGTGTCATGGGTTACATGTCAGCAATCAGTGTGTTATTTGCTGTTATCAGTGCACTGACACTCGTTCCAGCGTTAATTAGTATTTTCCATAAAGCAATCAGACCAAAAGTTGAACGTAAATCACGCAAAACAGCAGATACACGTTGGTCTCGCTTTGTAGTAGGCAGTCCATTAGCGGCTGTTTTAGTCGGTGTGATTATTCTAGGTTTAGCTGCAATGCCGATTTCGCAAATGCGCTTAGGTATTCCTGATGACGGTGTTAAACCCGATCATACGACTCAAAAGAAAGCTTATGACATTATGAGTGATAAATTCGGAGAAGGCTTTAATGGTAAAATTCCAATGCTTGTTAATGTCAAAGACAAAAAAGACAACCCTCAAGAAATGCAAAAAGACTTAAAAGATTTAAGTAAAGACATCAACGATATGGATAATGTCGATATGGTTTCACCGCCGCAAATGAGTAAAGATAATGATTATGTTTTGATTACAGTAATTCCAGATAAAGGACCTCAAGCCAAAAGCACAGATGATTTAGTAAAAGACTTGAGAGACTATCATGATGATGCCAAAGATAAATACAGCTTCTTAACTGAAATTTCTGGTCAAAGTGTTATCAACTTAGATATGTCTAAGAAATTAAATGATGCTATTCCTGTCTTTGCGGGTATTATCGTGACACTTGCATTCTTATTATTAATGCTTGTATTCCGTTCCATCATTATTCCGTTAAAAGCAGTAGGCGGATTCTTGCTATCCTTAACAGCAACACTTGGATTTACCACACTCGTAATGCAGGAAGGATTTATGAAACAACTCTTTGGAGTTCATGAAACAGCACCTGTACTGGCTTTCTTACCAGTTATTGTTATTGGTATCTTGTTTGGTCTTGCGATGGACTATGAAGTGTTCTTAATGTCACGTATACATGAAGAATATAGTCGTACGCATGACAACAAACATTCAATTAAAGTAGGTATAAGAGAAAGTGGTCCAGTTATTATTGCAGCAGCACTTATTATGATTAGTGTGTTCATGGCCTTTGCCATTCAAGATGATGTAATGATTAAAACCATGGGTATTGCACTCGCATTTGGTGTATTCTTTGATGCATTCATTGTGAGATTATTGATGATACCCGCACTGACAGCTTTATTCGGCAAAGCTTCATGGTACTTGCCTGCATGGTTGAACCGTATCTTACCGAAAATTGATATTGAAGGACATGCCTTAGAAGATATGATGCCTCGTGAAGACTATATTACAGAACAAGAAGAACGTGCAGCTGAGCGACGTAAATACAGTGTAGTAAATGAAGAAACATCAGAAACACGCAATCTTTATAAAGAATTACGTAATACAACAGATCAACCGAACCGACTTATTTATAATGCATTGCTGCTTTATGCGAAAGATCATGCACCTGATATTTACCGTGAACATACTGAAAAAGAGGGAGCTAGTGAGAAGACTCATTCTCAAGATGCCACTCAATATGGTTTAAAACAACATGACGGCAGCGGCTACAACGAAGTAGGCCATGACGAACAGCATCCTCAAACTACAGATGCTCCAAGTGTGATTCATGGTAATGAAACATTGAGATATAACACACCGAACGCACAACAACGAGAAGATTTATATAATTTGTTAAGTCAGCAAAGCAAAAACATCAGTGAAATGAATGAAATTATTAAACATTTGATAAATAAAAACAACCAATAG
- a CDS encoding bifunctional glycosyltransferase/CDP-glycerol:glycerophosphate glycerophosphotransferase — protein sequence MNDLTVIVTYYNSEEYIRECIESLKQQRNQDFDVIVVNDGSTDNSEAILKETLKDYDKSIQHINLQTNQGHAHARNVAMKEVKTPYFMFLDADDELASYAIHFYLKNINGLDALIAPINNFSLKRPQYIDSNKIRLEYMTTKTNPNSFLRKNTACNIMFKTAIVQAHDLQFDEHLKTYVDNSFVVEYIPYVNRFVRIFGFPFYYRGEVYDPFETEKLTEQDRDDLFEDYADSYLHTIQKTKNKKVKRFLTNKMAKKIRNVFDPAQKDVAFHYSQHEQTLINLARKIKRPLLEQGGTLFKLEMLLLMLKQPKGAYSVNKLREFIRLAKNIVLNKKSKNRSIYELTDSPENVQNATIVFETFGGKNYSDSPKYIYEYMQKKYPYYNYVWSLKKPGAHVVPGNAKKVQKGSKDYFKAYSDAHYWISNARTPLYLNKKANQTYIQTWHGTPLKRLANDMKVVRMPGTTTPVYKRNFKEETERWDYLISPNRYSTEIFESAFWMDPDRILEIGYPRNDVLVNRQNDQDYINEIRENLNIPQDKKVITYAPTWRDDEFIKKGQYLFNLQIDLENLYQQIGDEYVILLRMHYLIANALDLSGYEDFAVDVSNYDDVSEIFLISDALITDYSSVMFDYGILKRPQFFFAYDIEKYDKGLRGFYMDYKKDLPGPIFTDPQQLAESLKDIPKVQNEYQDKIDAFYDRFCSVDNGKASQYIGDMIHENIEKNK from the coding sequence ATGAATGACTTAACAGTTATCGTTACTTATTATAATTCAGAAGAATATATTCGCGAATGTATTGAAAGCTTGAAGCAACAACGAAATCAAGACTTTGATGTTATCGTCGTGAATGATGGTTCTACCGATAACTCAGAGGCAATTTTAAAAGAAACACTCAAAGATTATGATAAATCCATTCAACATATCAATTTACAAACTAATCAAGGTCACGCACACGCTAGAAACGTAGCAATGAAGGAAGTTAAAACACCTTACTTCATGTTTTTAGATGCAGATGACGAGTTAGCAAGTTATGCAATTCATTTTTATCTGAAGAATATCAATGGACTAGATGCATTAATTGCACCAATTAATAATTTCAGCTTGAAACGTCCGCAATATATTGATTCGAATAAAATCAGATTAGAATACATGACAACCAAAACAAATCCCAATTCTTTTTTACGTAAGAATACAGCTTGCAATATCATGTTTAAAACAGCGATTGTACAAGCGCATGATTTACAATTTGATGAGCATTTGAAAACTTATGTCGATAACTCTTTTGTTGTCGAGTACATTCCTTATGTGAATCGTTTTGTACGTATTTTCGGCTTCCCATTTTATTACAGAGGAGAAGTTTATGATCCGTTTGAAACCGAAAAACTGACTGAACAAGATAGAGATGATTTGTTTGAAGATTATGCAGATAGTTATTTGCATACCATACAAAAAACGAAAAATAAGAAAGTTAAACGCTTCTTAACTAATAAAATGGCGAAGAAAATCCGTAATGTTTTTGATCCTGCTCAAAAAGATGTCGCCTTTCATTATTCTCAACACGAGCAAACATTAATTAACCTTGCTCGAAAAATTAAACGACCACTGTTAGAACAAGGCGGAACGTTGTTTAAATTAGAGATGCTGCTCTTAATGTTGAAACAACCTAAAGGAGCATATTCAGTTAATAAATTACGAGAATTTATTCGCCTTGCTAAAAACATTGTTTTGAATAAAAAATCGAAAAATCGTTCGATTTATGAATTAACAGATAGTCCAGAAAATGTGCAGAATGCTACGATTGTTTTCGAAACATTCGGCGGTAAAAATTACAGTGACAGTCCAAAATATATTTATGAATATATGCAGAAAAAATATCCATATTATAACTATGTATGGTCACTCAAAAAGCCGGGCGCTCATGTGGTACCAGGCAATGCAAAAAAGGTACAAAAAGGTTCGAAAGACTATTTCAAAGCTTATTCTGATGCACATTACTGGATTTCTAACGCGCGTACACCGCTTTATTTAAATAAGAAAGCAAACCAAACTTATATTCAAACATGGCATGGTACACCATTAAAACGCTTAGCTAATGATATGAAAGTCGTGCGTATGCCAGGTACTACAACACCTGTATATAAACGAAATTTTAAAGAGGAAACAGAACGTTGGGATTATTTAATTTCACCGAATCGCTATTCTACTGAAATTTTTGAATCAGCATTCTGGATGGACCCGGATCGTATTTTAGAAATTGGTTATCCTCGTAATGATGTTCTTGTAAATCGTCAAAACGATCAAGATTACATTAATGAAATCAGAGAAAACTTAAACATTCCACAGGATAAAAAAGTTATTACGTACGCACCGACATGGCGCGATGATGAGTTTATCAAAAAAGGACAGTACTTATTTAATCTGCAAATTGATTTGGAGAATTTATATCAACAAATTGGCGATGAATATGTAATTTTATTACGTATGCATTATCTTATCGCTAACGCTTTAGATTTAAGCGGATATGAAGATTTTGCGGTTGATGTTTCTAATTATGATGATGTTTCAGAAATCTTCTTGATTTCAGATGCCTTAATTACAGATTATTCATCTGTAATGTTTGATTACGGTATCTTAAAACGTCCGCAATTCTTCTTTGCTTATGATATTGAAAAGTACGATAAAGGATTGCGCGGTTTTTATATGGACTATAAAAAAGATTTACCTGGTCCTATTTTTACAGATCCGCAGCAACTTGCAGAAAGCTTGAAAGATATACCGAAAGTACAAAATGAATATCAAGATAAAATAGATGCGTTTTATGATCGTTTTTGCAGTGTTGATAATGGTAAAGCGTCTCAATATATCGGTGATATGATTCATGAAAATATTGAAAAAAACAAGTAA
- a CDS encoding DUF488 family protein → MKQEKTIYTIGHSNHDKETFLKMLQEFDVEVLEDIRAFTKSRKYPQFNDENMKEWLGEAGIEYRQDHELGGRRRPSQTVGRTLNSGWQNESFHNYADYTLTDEFKDGIKILEKIAEEKRTAYMCSEHHPARCHRLIVSNYLVAQGWKVLHIMQNNKGDIITQEHQLGQWGAMPILEDDGEVVYPKNVE, encoded by the coding sequence ATGAAACAAGAAAAGACAATTTATACAATTGGCCATTCTAATCATGATAAAGAGACATTTTTAAAAATGCTGCAGGAATTTGATGTTGAAGTATTAGAAGATATACGCGCTTTTACGAAAAGCCGCAAATACCCGCAGTTCAATGATGAGAATATGAAAGAGTGGTTAGGAGAAGCGGGAATCGAATATCGTCAAGACCACGAACTGGGAGGAAGACGACGTCCAAGCCAAACTGTCGGACGTACATTAAATTCAGGTTGGCAAAACGAATCTTTCCACAATTATGCCGATTATACTTTAACAGATGAATTTAAAGATGGCATCAAGATTTTAGAAAAGATAGCTGAAGAAAAACGTACAGCTTATATGTGTTCAGAACATCACCCAGCACGCTGCCATCGTCTTATTGTAAGTAATTATTTAGTAGCACAGGGTTGGAAAGTATTGCATATTATGCAAAATAATAAAGGTGACATCATTACACAAGAGCATCAATTAGGACAATGGGGTGCGATGCCGATTTTAGAAGATGACGGTGAAGTTGTCTATCCTAAAAATGTAGAGTGA
- a CDS encoding (deoxy)nucleoside triphosphate pyrophosphohydrolase — protein sequence MKKLIEVVGAVIYDNNKILCAQRSEQMSLPLLWEFPGGKIEQGESDVDALKREIREEMKCDLEVLDKVTTTTYEYDFAVIQLTTYKCRLQKQMPTLTEHQQIQWLNAEDLHQLEWAPADIPTVDKIVEEG from the coding sequence ATGAAGAAACTAATTGAAGTGGTAGGCGCAGTGATTTATGACAACAATAAAATATTATGTGCACAACGCAGTGAACAAATGAGTTTACCTTTATTATGGGAATTTCCTGGAGGTAAAATTGAACAAGGTGAATCTGATGTTGATGCTCTAAAACGTGAAATCAGAGAAGAAATGAAATGTGATTTAGAAGTTTTAGACAAGGTTACAACAACGACTTATGAATATGATTTTGCAGTGATTCAACTTACTACATACAAATGCCGATTACAAAAACAAATGCCGACTTTAACAGAACATCAACAAATTCAATGGCTGAATGCAGAAGATTTACATCAATTAGAATGGGCACCCGCAGATATTCCGACAGTCGATAAGATTGTTGAAGAAGGGTAA
- a CDS encoding DUF3427 domain-containing protein, with product MENLIDDLKLSLHKGFIDRSLVHQGNHVPKLLINNDQENVLSTVIDELQKCHSFMISVAFITESGLASLKAHLYDLAQKGVKGKILTSNYLGFNTPKMYDELLKLENVEVRLTEVPGFHAKGYIFEHDQFSSLIVGSSNLTSNALKVNYEHNILFSTHQNGDLVHRVKHQFNELWEQSTPLTPEWITEYRKVYAPQTVKDIFKESRLQTDLINRVDDAVQIQPNLMQVEALKSLKEVRAQGEDKALIISATGTGKTIMSALDVRQAEPKRFLFVVHSETILNEAMKAYQKVLATEPASAFGKLSGTHKDINAKYLFATVQTLSKEAIYHQFDPETFDYIVFDEAHRSAAVTYQRIFRYFQPTFMLGMTATPERTDDLNIFEQFDYNVAYEIRLQKALESEILCPFHYFGVSDYIQDGVAVDDNSQLRYLTSEERVKYILDRTDYYGYSGDALKGLIFVSRKNEAVELAEKLTHHGVATVALTGSDSQQRRNEVIQQLKDGDINYIITVDLFNEGIDIPEINQVVMLRGTQSSIIFVQQLGRGLRKSANKDYVTVIDFIGNYKNNYLIPIALSGDHSHNKDNYRKFLTDNAPLKGVSTINFEEVAKKKVFESIQSATLNEMKMIVEAYENVKNRIGSTPTLMDFIEQNSIDPSVLLSKFANYEEFLEKKVHKQKRISENASKNLTFISKELVQGLKSSDYMTIEVLVEQDESFDSLVQKLQEKDSGISEADVLTSLRVLDQSFFKAGSDKQYGPPVINIRHNGKHIGLSEHFKNNLKDDVFRAHFDDLMQLSHYKHLNDFHNSNRLVLYNKYSRKDFLRIMNWEKDESSTVYGYKQKYQTLPIFITYHKKEDISETTAYEDEFLNQDELKWFTRSNRSLKSPEVQNVINHQALNTPIYMFVKKEDADGKNFYYLGNAHYMKDSAQDTKMPEGKNVVTMHLAMETPVRDDVYRYLVEK from the coding sequence ATGGAAAATTTAATCGATGATTTAAAACTTTCGTTACATAAAGGATTTATCGATCGTTCTCTTGTTCATCAAGGAAACCATGTTCCAAAACTGTTAATTAATAATGATCAAGAAAATGTATTATCGACTGTTATTGATGAATTGCAAAAATGTCACTCCTTCATGATTTCCGTTGCGTTTATTACAGAAAGCGGGCTAGCGAGTTTAAAAGCACATTTATATGATTTAGCCCAAAAGGGAGTTAAAGGTAAAATTCTGACTTCTAATTACTTGGGATTCAATACACCTAAAATGTATGATGAGCTTCTGAAATTAGAAAATGTTGAAGTACGTTTGACTGAAGTGCCGGGTTTCCATGCTAAAGGTTATATCTTTGAACATGACCAATTTTCATCATTGATTGTAGGCAGTTCGAATTTAACTTCTAACGCACTCAAAGTAAATTATGAACATAACATTCTTTTTTCTACACATCAAAATGGAGACTTAGTGCACCGTGTAAAACATCAATTTAATGAACTGTGGGAACAGAGTACACCTTTAACTCCTGAATGGATTACTGAATATCGTAAAGTTTATGCACCTCAAACTGTAAAAGATATTTTTAAAGAAAGCCGTTTACAAACGGATTTGATTAATCGTGTGGATGATGCGGTTCAAATTCAGCCGAATTTAATGCAAGTAGAAGCATTGAAATCTCTAAAAGAAGTTCGAGCACAAGGCGAGGATAAGGCACTGATTATTTCAGCTACAGGGACAGGAAAGACAATTATGTCTGCATTAGACGTTCGACAAGCAGAACCTAAACGCTTTCTTTTTGTAGTGCATAGTGAAACGATTTTAAATGAAGCAATGAAAGCCTATCAAAAAGTACTGGCAACAGAACCTGCTTCTGCTTTTGGCAAACTTTCAGGTACACATAAAGACATCAATGCCAAGTATTTATTTGCAACAGTTCAGACACTATCTAAAGAAGCGATTTATCATCAATTTGACCCTGAAACGTTTGATTATATTGTTTTTGATGAAGCACATCGTTCAGCTGCTGTTACGTATCAACGCATTTTTCGTTACTTCCAGCCTACATTTATGTTGGGTATGACTGCAACACCAGAACGTACGGACGATTTAAATATCTTTGAACAATTTGATTACAATGTTGCGTATGAAATACGCCTGCAAAAAGCATTGGAAAGCGAAATTTTATGCCCGTTTCATTACTTCGGTGTTTCTGATTATATCCAAGATGGTGTAGCCGTAGATGATAATAGTCAATTACGCTATCTGACTTCTGAAGAACGTGTGAAGTATATTCTGGATAGAACTGACTATTATGGTTATTCAGGCGACGCATTGAAAGGGCTCATATTTGTAAGTCGAAAAAATGAAGCGGTAGAACTTGCTGAAAAACTTACGCATCATGGTGTAGCGACAGTAGCTTTGACTGGTTCAGACTCACAACAACGTCGTAATGAAGTGATTCAACAACTTAAAGATGGGGATATCAATTATATTATTACGGTGGATCTATTTAATGAAGGGATTGATATTCCTGAAATCAATCAAGTGGTGATGTTAAGAGGTACGCAGTCTAGCATTATTTTTGTACAGCAGCTTGGACGCGGTTTGCGTAAAAGCGCTAATAAAGATTATGTAACTGTTATCGATTTTATAGGTAATTATAAAAACAACTATTTGATTCCAATAGCGTTGTCAGGCGACCATTCACATAATAAAGATAATTATCGTAAATTTTTAACAGATAATGCACCTTTAAAGGGTGTGTCGACAATTAATTTTGAAGAAGTCGCGAAGAAGAAAGTATTTGAATCTATACAAAGTGCAACATTGAATGAAATGAAAATGATTGTAGAAGCTTACGAGAATGTTAAAAATAGAATTGGCAGTACCCCAACATTGATGGATTTTATTGAACAAAATTCTATTGATCCGTCAGTCTTATTATCAAAGTTTGCGAATTATGAGGAATTTTTAGAGAAGAAAGTGCATAAGCAAAAACGAATTTCTGAAAATGCTTCTAAAAATTTAACATTTATTTCGAAAGAGCTGGTACAAGGTTTGAAGAGTTCTGATTACATGACAATTGAAGTGTTGGTTGAACAAGATGAGAGTTTTGACAGTTTAGTTCAAAAGCTGCAGGAAAAAGATAGCGGGATAAGCGAAGCGGATGTACTGACAAGCTTAAGAGTCCTAGATCAATCATTTTTCAAAGCAGGCTCGGACAAACAATATGGTCCTCCAGTTATTAATATTCGTCATAATGGAAAACATATAGGCTTAAGTGAGCATTTCAAAAACAACTTGAAGGATGATGTCTTTCGCGCACATTTTGATGATTTAATGCAACTATCGCATTATAAGCATTTGAATGATTTTCATAACAGTAATCGCTTGGTATTATATAATAAGTATTCACGTAAAGATTTTTTAAGAATAATGAATTGGGAAAAAGATGAATCTTCAACTGTATACGGCTATAAACAAAAATATCAAACACTGCCTATCTTTATTACGTATCATAAAAAGGAAGATATTAGTGAAACGACTGCTTATGAAGATGAATTCTTAAATCAAGATGAGTTGAAGTGGTTTACGCGTTCTAATCGTTCCCTAAAATCACCGGAAGTTCAAAATGTAATCAATCATCAAGCATTGAATACACCGATATATATGTTTGTGAAAAAAGAAGATGCAGATGGTAAGAACTTTTATTACCTAGGAAATGCACATTATATGAAAGATAGCGCACAAGATACGAAAATGCCAGAGGGCAAAAATGTAGTAACGATGCATCTTGCTATGGAAACGCCTGTACGTGATGATGTATATCGCTATTTAGTTGAAAAATAA
- a CDS encoding low temperature requirement protein A: protein MTSNPIPRYLQEKRANFHELFYDLIFVYALQKIAHVLLHTDKNGTLSLNTFVVYILMSLFLWLLWTHQTVFTNRFGELSPKDVAFTIVNIFLLVFLSNSFYPDFNKTFVPFMTYMSLLYLSISLQYLLYIPHTQSKSDKMTCITSGLVALIVAVFSIIGLVTPPPYRFVPGNIGLFIAAVGWVPFRKYLVESPVNMMHLVERYSLLTIIVFGELLVGIAGIFNINKFDYLYIFQFMILIGLFLTYWAVTEFYINHHHRTVGFKLSYSHLIINIALGGVNAAIVFSCSDKINRLFEVNLMYGSILLFFIGLWLNISYFHDYYKNMRLIIAPFLLIITGYILSLLFVSYDDVLVITSAIVNSTIALIYYTNKRKLKRADIASHHH, encoded by the coding sequence ATGACGTCTAACCCTATTCCGCGTTATTTACAAGAAAAGCGTGCAAATTTTCATGAACTTTTTTACGATTTGATATTTGTCTACGCGTTACAAAAAATTGCTCACGTGCTCTTACATACAGATAAAAACGGCACACTTTCACTAAATACTTTCGTTGTCTATATTCTAATGAGCTTGTTCTTATGGCTTTTATGGACACATCAAACTGTATTCACAAACCGCTTCGGAGAACTTTCACCAAAAGATGTCGCGTTCACAATAGTAAACATCTTTCTCTTAGTATTCTTATCTAATAGTTTTTACCCAGATTTCAATAAAACCTTTGTGCCGTTCATGACTTACATGTCATTACTATACTTAAGTATCAGCCTTCAGTATTTGTTATACATTCCTCATACACAATCCAAAAGCGATAAAATGACATGTATAACTTCAGGTCTTGTCGCATTAATAGTTGCGGTGTTTTCAATTATCGGGTTAGTTACGCCCCCACCTTATCGGTTTGTACCCGGAAACATCGGACTTTTTATCGCAGCGGTCGGATGGGTTCCTTTTAGAAAGTACCTTGTAGAATCACCTGTCAATATGATGCATCTGGTTGAACGTTATTCCTTATTAACTATTATCGTATTCGGGGAATTGCTTGTAGGAATTGCGGGTATCTTCAATATTAATAAATTCGATTATCTTTATATCTTCCAATTTATGATTTTAATCGGATTATTCTTAACCTATTGGGCTGTCACAGAATTTTACATTAACCATCATCATCGTACTGTCGGCTTCAAATTATCGTACTCTCATCTCATTATCAACATTGCTTTAGGCGGTGTTAATGCGGCAATTGTCTTCAGCTGCAGCGATAAAATCAACCGTTTATTTGAAGTCAACCTTATGTATGGAAGTATTTTATTATTCTTTATAGGTTTATGGTTAAACATTTCATACTTCCATGATTATTATAAAAACATGCGTCTCATAATCGCGCCTTTCCTACTCATCATTACTGGTTACATCTTGAGTCTGCTTTTTGTTAGCTATGATGATGTCTTGGTAATTACATCCGCCATTGTCAATTCAACAATTGCCTTAATATATTACACAAACAAACGCAAATTGAAACGTGCAGATATTGCATCTCATCACCATTAA